One Rhodococcus sp. P1Y DNA window includes the following coding sequences:
- the galT gene encoding galactose-1-phosphate uridylyltransferase has translation MNNDPVRSALADGREILFYSLPGHVARPVPDVRPLAARPAATQSEVRRDRQTGDWIAIAALRQDRTYKPPADQCPLCPSPDGDRSEVPAADYDVVAFENRFPSLSHAGDGAPVLDAEALEGPGIGRCEVVCFSSNHTASFAELGHEHARLVVDVWRDRTAALLGLDGVEQVFCFENRGEEIGVTLSHPHGQIYGYPYLTPRTASMLRQAREFEELEGRNLFADILAGEIADGRRIISRGEHFTAFVPFAARWPVEVHIYPNRHVRNLTDLTENELSGFTEVYLDLLGRFDRMYPAPLPYISALHQYRSEGVQADGYFHVELMSVRRSETKLKFLAGSESAMDAFVTDVTPEQMADRLKAL, from the coding sequence ATGAACAACGACCCTGTGCGGAGCGCACTCGCCGATGGGCGGGAGATCTTGTTCTACTCGTTGCCGGGCCACGTTGCTCGACCGGTTCCCGACGTGCGGCCCCTCGCCGCACGACCGGCGGCAACCCAGTCCGAGGTCAGGCGGGACCGTCAGACCGGGGATTGGATCGCCATCGCCGCGCTTCGGCAGGACCGCACCTACAAGCCTCCGGCCGATCAGTGCCCACTGTGCCCGTCGCCGGACGGAGATCGCAGCGAGGTGCCCGCCGCAGATTACGACGTCGTGGCGTTCGAGAATCGCTTTCCAAGTCTTTCGCACGCGGGAGACGGTGCACCGGTGTTGGACGCAGAAGCGCTGGAAGGGCCCGGAATCGGGCGGTGCGAGGTCGTCTGCTTTTCCAGCAACCACACAGCCTCGTTCGCCGAATTGGGTCACGAGCACGCCCGGTTGGTCGTCGACGTCTGGCGAGATCGAACGGCGGCGCTGCTGGGACTCGATGGCGTCGAACAGGTCTTTTGCTTCGAGAACCGTGGTGAGGAGATCGGTGTGACGCTGTCGCATCCCCACGGTCAGATATACGGCTATCCGTATCTGACGCCACGGACGGCGTCGATGCTGAGGCAGGCGCGTGAGTTCGAGGAGCTCGAAGGGAGGAACCTGTTCGCGGACATACTCGCCGGTGAGATCGCCGACGGGAGGCGGATCATCTCGCGGGGTGAGCATTTCACCGCATTCGTTCCCTTTGCTGCACGATGGCCGGTCGAGGTGCACATCTACCCGAATCGACACGTGCGCAACCTGACCGACCTCACCGAGAACGAGCTGAGCGGGTTCACCGAGGTCTACCTCGACCTACTCGGCAGGTTCGATCGAATGTATCCTGCTCCGCTGCCGTATATTTCGGCGCTCCATCAGTACCGGTCGGAGGGGGTGCAGGCCGATGGCTACTTCCACGTCGAACTGATGTCGGTGCGGCGATCGGAAACCAAACTGAAGTTCCTGGCCGGCTCGGAGTCCGCCATGGATGCGTTCGTCACCGACGTGACACCCGAGCAGATGGCCGATCGGTTGAAGGCACTATGA
- a CDS encoding ABC transporter substrate-binding protein — protein sequence MSALVVSGCSSSTPTASVSDRPESIVSLSPTATETLFAVGAGDQVVAVDSQSDYPVNAPKTDLSAYTPSLEAIIGYDPDLVIASDDIDGLVAGLQAADVPVLLLPAATSIDDAYSQIETVADATGHDAEGDSVVADMRTRIDNAVSTVSATDSTYFHELDTTLYTVTSESFVGQIYGLFGLKSIADGSGSDYPQMSDEGIISADPDFVFLADSQCCGVTAESVSARPGWRTMSAVRDGKVVVMDEDLSSRWGPRVADQVEAVADALR from the coding sequence ATGAGTGCACTCGTCGTGTCCGGATGCAGTTCGTCCACGCCGACCGCCTCCGTCTCGGATCGACCGGAATCCATCGTGTCACTGAGTCCTACGGCGACCGAGACTCTGTTCGCCGTCGGCGCGGGTGACCAGGTAGTCGCCGTCGACAGTCAGTCGGACTACCCGGTGAATGCACCGAAGACCGACTTGTCCGCATACACCCCGAGTCTCGAAGCGATTATCGGATACGACCCCGATCTGGTCATCGCATCCGACGACATCGACGGACTGGTTGCAGGTCTACAGGCTGCCGACGTGCCGGTTCTGTTGCTCCCAGCAGCAACGAGCATCGACGACGCCTACTCCCAGATCGAGACCGTCGCCGACGCTACCGGTCACGACGCCGAAGGCGACAGCGTCGTCGCCGACATGCGGACGAGAATCGACAACGCTGTATCCACAGTCTCCGCAACTGATTCCACATATTTCCACGAACTCGATACGACGCTGTACACGGTCACCAGCGAGAGCTTCGTCGGACAGATCTACGGTCTGTTCGGACTGAAAAGCATCGCCGACGGGTCGGGCAGTGACTACCCGCAGATGTCCGACGAGGGAATCATCTCGGCCGATCCCGACTTCGTCTTTCTCGCAGACTCCCAATGCTGCGGAGTGACAGCGGAATCGGTGTCCGCTCGGCCCGGCTGGCGCACGATGTCAGCCGTCCGTGATGGAAAGGTCGTCGTAATGGACGAAGATCTGTCCAGCCGATGGGGCCCTCGCGTCGCCGATCAGGTGGAGGCCGTCGCCGACGCACTCAGGTAG
- a CDS encoding galactokinase has product MNTYEAQAPGRINLIGEHTDYNLGFAMPIALEQRTTVRFEPDDTDRITLHSEEEGDGASFALSAAPGDVDGWSSYAAGVVWALTQAGHRVVGGSMKVHSDVPIGAGLSSSAALECAVLLAMNAATGTELDRLDVARLAQRGENDFVGAPTGLMDQLASLNGALDRAMLIDFLDSSVEPVVFDLDTHGLALVVVNSNAAHQHSTGEYRSRRESCTRAAGELGVGSLRQVQGVDVLDRIGDETDRRRVRHVLTENDRVLDCAKALNSSDFGRVGQLMTASHASMRDDFEITTEHIDLIADSLVRQGALGARMTGGGFGGCVIALVPSVDSEKITEAVASDIAKGGFPAPTIFTARAGGGASLQRNE; this is encoded by the coding sequence ATGAACACCTACGAAGCACAGGCGCCCGGCCGAATCAATCTCATCGGCGAGCACACCGATTACAACCTCGGCTTCGCGATGCCCATCGCGTTGGAGCAGCGTACGACGGTGCGATTCGAGCCGGACGACACCGACCGAATCACCCTGCACAGCGAGGAGGAAGGCGATGGTGCGTCGTTCGCGTTGTCCGCAGCACCCGGTGACGTCGACGGCTGGTCTTCCTACGCTGCCGGCGTGGTGTGGGCATTGACCCAGGCAGGTCACCGCGTGGTCGGTGGCTCGATGAAGGTGCACAGCGACGTGCCGATCGGCGCAGGACTGTCCTCTTCGGCGGCACTCGAGTGTGCGGTACTACTGGCTATGAACGCGGCCACCGGCACAGAGCTCGATCGTCTCGACGTTGCGCGTCTCGCTCAACGCGGCGAGAACGACTTCGTCGGCGCGCCGACCGGACTGATGGACCAACTGGCGTCGTTGAACGGTGCTCTCGACCGAGCAATGCTGATCGACTTTCTCGACTCATCCGTAGAACCCGTGGTGTTCGACCTCGATACGCACGGCCTCGCGCTCGTGGTAGTCAATTCCAATGCTGCTCATCAGCATTCGACGGGTGAGTACCGCTCGCGGCGGGAGTCGTGTACGCGCGCTGCCGGCGAACTGGGCGTCGGGTCACTGCGCCAGGTCCAGGGTGTGGACGTGCTCGACCGAATCGGCGACGAGACCGACAGGCGGAGGGTTCGTCACGTACTCACCGAGAACGACCGTGTCCTCGACTGCGCGAAGGCACTGAACTCCAGCGATTTCGGGCGAGTTGGACAGTTGATGACGGCGTCGCACGCATCGATGCGCGACGACTTCGAGATCACCACCGAACACATCGACCTCATCGCCGATTCTCTCGTCCGGCAGGGCGCCCTCGGAGCACGCATGACCGGTGGCGGATTCGGCGGGTGTGTCATCGCATTGGTTCCGTCTGTCGATTCCGAGAAGATCACCGAGGCGGTCGCGTCGGACATCGCGAAGGGTGGTTTCCCGGCGCCGACCATTTTCACAGCGAGGGCAGGCGGAGGGGCATCCCTCCAGCGGAACGAGTGA
- a CDS encoding DeoR/GlpR family DNA-binding transcription regulator, producing MLAAERHAKITAALRSEGAVKVVELAELLDVSEMTIRRDLDVLDDRELLRKVHGGAIARGNRGVEPPSTAKAARQHAEKVAIGNAALGAVEDGMTIAVSAGTTTLELARLLRGRASITVVTNSISIFQELTGHPDEPNPIVYLTGGSRTPSDALVGPIANAALDAFKVDAVFLGVHGFDIESGLTSPNMAEAETNRRLIATSRRLFVLADNTKYREVGTNVFGRMADVDTLVVDDGLGAEDRAALTPHVANILVAETERQ from the coding sequence ATGCTGGCAGCCGAACGGCATGCAAAGATCACCGCCGCGCTCCGCAGTGAGGGTGCGGTCAAAGTCGTCGAATTGGCCGAACTGCTCGACGTCTCCGAGATGACGATCAGGCGGGACCTCGACGTTCTCGACGACCGCGAACTCTTGCGCAAAGTCCACGGTGGAGCGATCGCGCGTGGAAACCGAGGCGTTGAGCCGCCGTCGACTGCGAAGGCAGCCCGTCAGCACGCCGAGAAGGTCGCAATCGGCAACGCCGCGTTGGGTGCGGTCGAGGACGGTATGACCATCGCGGTGAGTGCTGGCACCACCACTTTGGAGTTGGCGCGTCTGCTGCGGGGGAGGGCATCGATCACCGTTGTCACCAACTCGATTTCGATCTTCCAGGAACTCACCGGCCACCCCGACGAGCCGAACCCGATCGTGTATCTCACCGGCGGTTCGCGGACCCCGTCGGACGCTCTCGTCGGGCCGATCGCGAACGCCGCTCTCGACGCCTTCAAGGTGGACGCGGTTTTTCTCGGTGTGCACGGCTTCGACATCGAATCGGGTCTGACGTCGCCGAACATGGCCGAAGCAGAGACGAACCGGCGGCTCATCGCGACGAGTCGCCGGCTGTTCGTGTTGGCGGACAACACCAAATATCGCGAAGTGGGCACCAATGTGTTCGGGCGGATGGCGGACGTCGACACTCTCGTCGTCGACGACGGACTCGGCGCCGAAGACCGTGCAGCGCTCACGCCGCACGTGGCGAATATCCTTGTGGCAGAGACGGAGAGGCAATGA
- a CDS encoding helicase-associated domain-containing protein, whose amino-acid sequence MMSGSMRALRDRLAALTTVELARLLERRDVMHIPWPADLDQLAGRLTDPTSLSEAFLRLTLPAHEVLEAIAMCRALGESPTLDAVSRQLGASSAAVAPVVDDLAALQLVWSDETGALSVITRFPSLTRSYGRPIEDYLDGAPLEMLRPMSTKLQIRGDGTKSEVVERLRSFFGDRSAVEAILEGAPEAERELLEQAARTDSMLYPHPVYLHSDSLGAWSVQRGFAWRVANGPVSMPLQVTLVLLGDDVHLDFHPARRQIETRPIEAEHVEAEAGRRLLRMVELVSNVLDAARTTPIALIKSGSIGVRTIRTLAKGLYATEDEVQLALELALTENLLDVIEPPPSRGRKKTPVEPSTLVPSALAELWQASEDSRRAGALLQAWWTADYVPLAVHSAIEDNSRDIGSDFLRSSLIDIHVDIDESISEFDDVMAILDWYRPSIRIEFRRDVLQLVLREAELLGVLALGAASSIARGLRSGDPLAAASGVVTQAHTHATIGADLTAVVFGAPGPELAQFFDSVAVRESTGSATTWRFSQSSVRRAFDDGMTHDEVIEGLTRYASGVVPQTVDYLVKDVARTHGSMRVVPLGCVVVSSEEALIAELGSHRRLTKLGPMVLSRSVVGFAAEPAVVLSELRAAGYAPVQDDPGGAVSIARSPTSAQVREYPVTGDPNFALHAEFLTTRRDVPAHGDRDVWGAVGGVADRLIRRRFAAGFMTLIEYDDRTVVVHSARELGEKIEVWNDTEERYQTLEPASIRLLEP is encoded by the coding sequence ATGATGTCCGGGTCGATGCGCGCGCTTCGCGACCGTCTTGCGGCCCTGACCACCGTCGAGCTCGCGAGGCTGCTCGAGCGTCGCGATGTGATGCACATTCCGTGGCCTGCGGACCTGGATCAGCTCGCTGGGCGCCTGACGGACCCGACGTCGTTGAGCGAGGCCTTTCTGCGGCTGACGTTGCCTGCTCACGAGGTGCTGGAAGCGATCGCGATGTGCCGTGCGCTCGGTGAAAGTCCGACGCTCGACGCAGTGAGCCGGCAACTCGGTGCCTCGTCCGCCGCGGTGGCGCCCGTCGTCGACGATCTGGCCGCGTTACAGCTCGTCTGGTCGGACGAGACCGGCGCTCTATCGGTGATCACGCGCTTTCCGAGTCTGACGCGGAGTTACGGCCGACCGATCGAGGACTATCTCGACGGAGCGCCCCTCGAGATGTTGCGGCCGATGAGTACGAAGTTGCAGATTCGTGGCGATGGGACGAAAAGCGAAGTAGTGGAGCGGCTTCGGAGCTTCTTCGGTGATCGATCCGCAGTCGAGGCGATTCTCGAAGGCGCTCCCGAGGCCGAACGGGAACTGCTGGAGCAGGCGGCACGAACCGACTCGATGTTGTACCCGCACCCTGTGTACCTACATTCCGACTCGCTCGGTGCGTGGTCGGTGCAGCGTGGGTTCGCGTGGAGGGTCGCCAACGGACCGGTCTCGATGCCGTTGCAAGTCACGCTCGTCCTGCTCGGTGACGATGTGCATCTCGACTTCCACCCCGCTCGGCGGCAGATCGAGACGCGGCCGATCGAAGCCGAACACGTGGAAGCCGAGGCCGGCCGGCGACTTCTCCGAATGGTGGAATTGGTGTCGAACGTGCTCGATGCGGCGCGCACGACTCCGATTGCGTTGATCAAGTCGGGCTCGATTGGCGTCCGCACCATTCGCACACTCGCCAAGGGGTTGTACGCGACCGAGGACGAAGTGCAGCTCGCGCTCGAACTCGCGCTGACCGAAAACCTGCTGGACGTGATCGAGCCTCCACCCAGTCGCGGCCGGAAGAAAACGCCGGTGGAACCGAGCACGTTGGTCCCCAGTGCTTTGGCCGAGCTGTGGCAGGCGTCGGAGGACAGTCGCCGCGCAGGGGCGCTGCTGCAGGCCTGGTGGACCGCAGATTATGTGCCGCTCGCTGTTCACTCGGCGATCGAGGACAATTCCCGGGACATCGGGTCGGACTTTCTTCGCTCGTCGTTGATCGACATTCACGTCGACATCGACGAATCCATATCGGAGTTCGACGACGTGATGGCAATTCTGGACTGGTATCGCCCGAGTATCCGGATCGAGTTTCGGCGGGATGTTCTGCAGTTGGTGCTGCGCGAAGCCGAGCTACTCGGAGTGCTCGCCCTCGGTGCAGCGTCGTCGATCGCGCGCGGCCTGCGATCGGGTGATCCGCTGGCGGCGGCCAGTGGTGTTGTAACACAGGCTCATACGCACGCGACGATCGGCGCGGATCTCACCGCGGTGGTGTTCGGCGCTCCAGGTCCGGAACTGGCGCAGTTCTTCGACAGCGTCGCAGTCCGAGAGTCGACCGGCTCGGCGACGACATGGCGGTTCTCGCAATCCAGCGTGCGGCGTGCCTTCGACGACGGAATGACCCACGACGAGGTGATCGAAGGCTTGACCCGCTACGCATCGGGTGTGGTGCCTCAGACGGTGGACTACCTCGTGAAAGACGTCGCACGTACGCACGGTTCGATGCGTGTCGTGCCACTCGGATGTGTGGTCGTGTCCAGCGAGGAAGCCTTGATCGCCGAGCTGGGTTCGCATCGGCGACTGACGAAACTCGGCCCGATGGTGTTGTCTCGGAGCGTCGTCGGTTTCGCGGCCGAGCCCGCTGTGGTCCTCTCCGAGTTGCGGGCGGCTGGTTATGCTCCGGTGCAGGATGATCCGGGTGGTGCGGTGTCCATTGCCCGCTCACCGACGAGCGCGCAGGTGCGTGAGTATCCGGTAACCGGTGATCCGAACTTCGCCCTGCACGCTGAGTTTCTGACGACCCGACGTGATGTTCCAGCTCACGGTGACCGGGACGTGTGGGGCGCAGTCGGAGGAGTGGCCGATCGACTGATTCGGCGGCGCTTCGCCGCTGGGTTCATGACGCTGATCGAGTACGACGATCGGACCGTCGTGGTCCACAGTGCGCGTGAACTAGGTGAGAAGATCGAGGTCTGGAACGACACCGAGGAGCGCTACCAGACTCTCGAGCCGGCGTCGATACGTTTGCTGGAACCGTAG